The following are from one region of the Salvia hispanica cultivar TCC Black 2014 chromosome 1, UniMelb_Shisp_WGS_1.0, whole genome shotgun sequence genome:
- the LOC125204394 gene encoding kinesin-like protein KIN-14R, protein MEQNDDFQLFNDNQEIRNSSTGFDLGEAQNSTQDMEEDEKEESVADLMVWDSCARLIPNGFTVSYPTDEIMLFVNAGSMTSLKSDSGVEFTADNFYEGGDAFQTEDFISEGGDCSFVYQSARLGNFSYSFENFPTGDYFIDLHFSEIINVNGPKGMRVFNVFMQDEKILSEFDIFSIVGFNKPLQVIGARAAVKDDGILRLRFEGVFGNPIVSGICVRRAPKSSVPQPTHEYFTCSNCSTQIEYPSPQKKAIRTKSVAKYEKDIQELKDTLKQKTDECYQSWMSWSATNEQLQKVRMDLDNKTFQTYSLDKTLEEQATKLRDLASKYEHDKESWTKAISDLEQKVKIMKQEHSELSREAHECADSIPDLNKMVFAVQALVEQCEDLKFKYNDEQMKRRKLHNQLQETKGNIRVFCRCRPLSKSEVVAGCASVMDFDAANDGDLGIAANGSNKKSFKFDRVYTPKDDQVDVFADAAPMVVSVLDGYNVCIFAYGQTGTGKTFTMEGTEENRGVNYRTLEELFKIANERTETNTYNISVSVLEVYNEQIRDLLAIETSKKLEIKQASEGSHHIPGIVEAKVENIQQVWNVLQAGSSARAVGSNNVNEHSSRSHCMLCIMVRSKNLITGECTKSKLWLVDLAGSERLAKTDVQGDRLKEAQNINRSLSALGDVISALANKSSHIPYRNSKLTHLLQDSLGGDSKTLMFVQISPSDKDLSETLSSLNFATRVRGVELGPARKQVDTTELQKMKTMLEKARLECKSKDESLKRLEENLHNLESKAKGKDQFYKTQLEKLKELEGQVELKSSLQCQSEKQVSHLSEKLKGKEESCSRLQQKVVELENKLKEKDENHSTTYQIKVNDLEKKLREQMQQSESNSQTLEHKVKELERKLTEREENAECLSLRQTIKELEDKLREKEQQPVKEEMTNETEHRILRSLSLANRRGSHGSAMAKENDNLHEVRRKRLSRNSEVGVTPPVSDHHAKENDNLHEVRRKRLSRNSEVENNGAVPPPVSDHRVYKSRRSDPPKPAAAGVSRVTKPSIAVQRPVARVKTTRDAAVQGIKEKDSKKRMWTR, encoded by the exons ATGAAATTATGCTCTTTGTCAATGCTGGTTCCATGACATCGCTGAAATCAGACTCGGGGGTTGAATTTACAGCAGACAATTTTTATGAAGGCGGAGATGCATTTCAAACAGAGGATTTCATCTCCGAGGGTGGAGATTGTTCGTTCGTTTATCAGTCTGCACGACTCGGAAACTTCAGCTACAGCTTTGAGAATTTTCCGACTGGGGATTATTTCATCGATCTCCATTTTTCTGAAATTATTAATGTCAATGGCCCCAAAGGAATGAGGGTGTTCAATGTTTTCATGCAAGACGAAAAG ATTTTGTCTGAATTTGATATCTTCTCCATTGTGGGGTTCAACAAACCTTTGCAAGTCATTGGTGCTCGAGCTGCTGTTAAGGATGATGGGATTCTTCGGTTAAGGTTTGAAGGGGTATTCGGGAATCCAATAGTTAGTGGAATCTGTGTAAGGAGAGCGCCTAAAAGCTCAG TCCCTCAGCCAACTCATGAGTACTTTACGTGTTCAAATTGTTCTACTCAGATAGAATATCCTTCACCTCAG AAAAAAGCTATACGAACAAAATCAGTAGCCAAGTATGAGAAAGATATACAAGAGTTGAAAGACACATTGAAGCAAAAGACTGATGAATGTTATCAGTCTTGGATGTCTTGGAGTGCAACCAACGAACAACTACAAAAGGTTAGGATGGACCTTGACAATAAGACATTCCAGACATACTCCCTAG ACAAAACTCTAGAGGAGCAAGCCACAAAGCTTAGGGACCTTGCAAGCAAGTATGAGCACGACAAGGAATCTTGGACCAAGGCGATCAGCGACTTAGAACAGAAAGTAAAG atCATGAAACAAGAACATTCGGAGCTTTCTCGTGAAGCACATGAATGTGCAGACTCCATTCCTGACTTGAATAAAATGGTTTTTGCAGTTCAGGCACTTG TTGAACAGTGTGAAGATCTCAAATTTAAGTACAATGATGAGCAAATGAAGAGGCGGAAGCTCCACAATCAGTTGCAGGAGACCAAAG GGAATATCAGGGTTTTTTGTCGTTGCCGTCCCTTAAGCAAGTCTGAGGTCGTAGCTGGGTGTGCATCAGTGATGGACTTTGATGCTGCTAATGATGGAGATCTTGGTATTGCAGCAAATGGCTCCAACAAAAAGAGTTTCAAGTTTGATCGTGTTTACACTCCCAAAGATGATCAAG TTGATGTGTTTGCCGATGCTGCACCCATGGTGGTTTCTGTTTTAGATGGATATAATGTTTGTATATTTGCGTATGGACAAACTGGAACAGGCAAGACATTCACAATGGAGGGTACTGAGGAGAATCGAGGAGTCAATTATCGGACCCTGGAAGAACTGTTCAAGATTGCCAATGAGAGAACTGAAACAAACACTTACAACATTTCAGTTAGTGTGCTTGAAGTTTACAATGAACAGATAAGGGATTTGCTGGCTATAGAAACATCCAAGAA ATTGGAGATAAAGCAAGCTTCTGAAGGATCACATCATATTCCTGGAATTGTTGAAGCCAAAGTGGAAAATATCCAACAAGTTTGGAATGTTCTACAAGCAGGAAGTAGCGCTCGGGCTGTTGGATCGAATAATGTGAACGAGCACAGCAGTCGATCTCACTG CATGCTCTGTATTATGGTAAGGAGCAAAAATCTAATTACTGGAGAGTGCACGAAAAGCAAACTTTGGCTTGTGGACTTAGCAGGAAGCGAGAGGCTTGCAAAAACTGACGTGCAAGGTGACCGACTTAAAGAAGCTCAGAACATTAACAGGTCGCTCTCTGCTCTTGGAGACGTAATATCTGCTCTTGCAAATAAAAGCAGCCACATACCATACAG GAACTCGAAGCTGACTCATTTACTGCAGGATTCATTAG GTGGTGACTCAAAAACATTGATGTTTGTACAAATTAGTCCCTCAGATAAAGATCTAAGCGAGACTCTGAGTTCACTTAATTTTGCAACCCGAGTCAGAGGGGTAGAGTTGGGTCCTGCTAGAAAACAAGTTGATACAACTGAGCTCCAGAAGATGAAAACAATG CTTGAGAAAGCACGACTGGAATGTAAGTCCAAAGACGAATCCTTGAAAAGGCTTGAAGAAAATCTACATAACCTAGAGAGTAAAGCTAAGGGAAAGGATCAGTTCTACAAAACCCAATTGGAAAAACTAAAAGAGTTGGAGGGTCAAGTAGAGTTGAAGTCATCACTGCAATGCCAATCCGAGAAACAGGTTTCACATCTTTCGGAGAAGCTAAAGGGGAAAGAAGAATCATGTTCCAGACTTCAACAGAAG GTCGTGGAGTTGGAGAACAAGCTGAAAGAGAAAGACGAAAATCATTCTACAACATACCAAATTAAGGTTAATGATCTTGAGAAGAAGTTGAGAGAACAAATGCAACAATCTGAGTCCAATTCTCAAACACTTGAACATAAG GTCAAAGAGCTCGAAAGAAAGTTGACAGAACGGGAAGAAAATGCAGAGTGTCTCTCCCTGAGGCAAACG ATTAAAGAACTCGAAGACAAactgagagagaaagaacagCAGCCGGTGAAAGAGGAGATGACAAATGAAACTGAGCATCGCATTCTAAGAAGTTTGAGTCTAGCAAACCGCAGAGGCAGTCACGGCTCTGCTATGGCCAAGGAGAATGACAATCTCCATGAGGTCAGAAGGAAGAGATTATCAAGAAACAGTGAAGTTGGAGTTACACCTCCGGTGAGCGACCACCACGCCAAGGAGAATGACAATCTCCATGAGGTCAGGAGGAAGAGATTATCTAGAAACAGTGAAGTTGAGAATAATGGTGCAGTTCCACCTCCGGTGAGCGACCACCGCGTCTACAAAAGCAGGCGTTCAGATCCTCCAAAGCCTGCTGCGGCTGGAGTTTCAAGAGTGACGAAGCCATCCATTGCGGTGCAGAGGCCCGTTGCACGTGTGAAGACGACAAGAGATGCAGCAGTCCAGGGGATCAAGGAGAAGGACAGCAAGAAAAGAATGTGGACCAGATAG
- the LOC125202353 gene encoding dof zinc finger protein DOF5.7-like, with amino-acid sequence MNPINSHHHLSLPLQTSKLPNSTTTFLSPNNSMSSAAAKPSASGKDESRKPQDPAVKCPRCDSPNTKFCYYNNYSLSQPRHFCKTCRRYWTKGGALRNVPIGGGCRKNKKLKPSPRLPTDAAPLKFSSAMDNFHQFASNFADLSPQPPCFGLDPSQLGFKQGEDLGFQEMARHSSLATSIESLSSINQDLHWKLQQQRLAALLVGGDGGGGQTQKEGSGSIEKAQTIQFQSLENHKTDGSFSNTEWFLNSNNAGNWSGGIQAWAELSHYTSSLP; translated from the coding sequence CCAAACTTCCAAACTTCCCAACTCCACAACCACTTTCCTCTCTCCTAACAACTCAAtgtcctccgccgccgccaaaCCATCCGCATCCGGCAAAGACGAAAGCCGCAAACCGCAAGATCCGGCCGTGAAATGCCCCCGCTGCGACTCCCCCAACACCAAATTCTGCTACTACAACAACTACAGCCTCTCCCAGCCCCGCCACTTCTGCAAGACCTGCCGCCGCTACTGGACCAAAGGCGGCGCCCTCCGCAACGTCCCCATCGGCGGCGGCTGCCGCAAGAACAAGAAGCTCAAGCCCTCCCCCCGCCTCCCCACCGACGCCGCCCCCCTCAAATTCTCCTCCGCCATGGACAATTTCCACCAATTCGCTTCCAATTTCGCCGATTTGTCGCCGCAGCCGCCGTGCTTCGGCCTCGACCCCTCTCAATTAGGGTTCAAGCAAGGGGAGGATTTAGGGTTTCAGGAAATGGCTCGCCACAGCAGCCTCGCGACCTCGATTGAATCGCTGAGCTCCATCAACCAGGATTTGCACTGGAAATTGCAGCAGCAGAGGCTAGCGGCGCTCTTGGTCGGCGGCGACGGTGGTGGAGGTCAGACTCAGAAGGAAGGTTCTGGAAGCATCGAGAAGGCGCAGACGATCCAGTTTCAGAGCCTGGAAAATCACAAGACGGATGGAAGCTTCTCCAACACGGAGTGGTTCCTCAATAGTAACAATGCCGGAAATTGGAGCGGCGGGATTCAAGCGTGGGCGGAATTGAGTCACTACACTTCCTCGCTGCCGTGA